One window of the Candidatus Bathyarchaeia archaeon genome contains the following:
- a CDS encoding radical SAM protein, with amino-acid sequence MWRIFRRDAIEVLSDEKARSSLARYFAVMGDEKPAKFMIAKRLPAEFEADEPLKDLWARHEKLTEEFYRVQDEMDSGRRSLEDMDTPEKSYLDLKITIAKKILERCHLCNRKCGVNRLKGELGYCRCGTEIRVSSIFEHIGEEPELVPSGTIFTMGCTIRCLHCQNWTISQWFESGEVYSPRRLASAVEGLRRSGCRNANLVGGEPTPWLEQWLETFKHVNVNIPVVWNSNSYYSEETARLLAGFVDVYLLDFKYGPFECAKRISDAPNYWDVCTRNHLYGGKYGELIIRVLVLPNHLECCTKHILKWIADNLGRSTRTNVMFQYRPEWRAYEVPELRRRLTVKEMERAIELAKEAGLTNFIT; translated from the coding sequence ATGTGGCGCATCTTTAGGAGAGACGCCATAGAAGTCTTAAGCGATGAGAAGGCTAGATCCAGCCTAGCAAGATACTTCGCTGTTATGGGCGATGAGAAGCCGGCAAAATTCATGATAGCCAAGAGGCTTCCAGCGGAATTCGAGGCAGACGAGCCGCTTAAAGATTTATGGGCTAGGCATGAGAAGCTGACCGAGGAATTCTACAGAGTTCAAGACGAGATGGATTCTGGGAGAAGAAGCCTAGAGGATATGGACACCCCGGAAAAATCCTATCTAGACCTAAAGATAACCATCGCAAAAAAGATTCTTGAGCGCTGCCACCTCTGCAATAGAAAATGCGGCGTAAACCGGTTAAAGGGCGAATTAGGCTACTGCAGATGTGGAACAGAGATAAGGGTCTCCTCCATCTTTGAGCATATAGGCGAGGAGCCGGAGCTCGTACCATCCGGAACGATATTCACAATGGGATGCACAATAAGATGCCTACACTGCCAGAACTGGACCATATCCCAGTGGTTCGAGAGCGGGGAGGTTTATTCTCCTAGGCGTTTAGCTTCGGCTGTTGAGGGGTTGCGTAGGAGCGGCTGCAGAAATGCCAATCTGGTTGGCGGTGAGCCTACTCCTTGGCTTGAGCAGTGGCTTGAAACATTTAAGCACGTGAACGTTAATATCCCTGTTGTCTGGAACTCAAACTCCTATTATAGCGAGGAGACCGCGAGGTTGCTCGCCGGCTTCGTCGACGTCTATCTGCTCGACTTCAAGTACGGGCCCTTTGAATGCGCTAAGAGGATCTCAGACGCGCCTAACTACTGGGATGTCTGCACAAGAAACCATCTTTACGGCGGCAAATACGGCGAGCTCATAATTAGGGTTCTTGTTCTACCAAACCATTTGGAATGCTGCACCAAGCACATTTTAAAGTGGATTGCGGATAACCTAGGCAGAAGTACGAGGACTAACGTCATGTTTCAGTACAGGCCTGAGTGGAGGGCATATGAAGTACCTGAACTACGTAGGAGATTAACGGTTAAAGAGATGGAGCGGGCGATAGAGCTGGCTAAAGAGGCTGGGTTAACTAACTTTATAACGTAA
- a CDS encoding SagB/ThcOx family dehydrogenase — protein MLAKLSGKVVWAFSIVLAVSILVYVWYIAVPTPPKEPKTTADMPVLLDEKVLLPLPRKISELTVEEAILLRRSIREYTDEPVDLNSLAMILWAAYGVTEPKWGLRAAPSAGATYPLEIYVVVGVRGVRSVEGFLGEGVYKYEPRSHTLLLVKRGDYREKLMEAALGQSWVREVPLSIVICAVFERTTSIYGKRGGVRYVPMEAGHAGQNIYLMVTALKYGAVVVGAFQDDLVAKTIDAKPEEKPLYIVPIGVPRSPPKTSFEDVWEYITSRR, from the coding sequence ATGTTGGCTAAGTTATCCGGCAAGGTTGTTTGGGCATTTTCAATAGTTTTGGCAGTCTCCATCCTAGTATATGTGTGGTATATTGCTGTCCCTACTCCGCCAAAGGAGCCGAAGACGACGGCTGACATGCCGGTGCTGCTCGACGAAAAGGTTCTCCTGCCATTACCGCGTAAGATTAGCGAATTAACGGTTGAGGAGGCTATCCTCCTAAGGAGAAGCATTAGAGAGTATACTGATGAACCGGTTGACTTAAACAGCTTAGCTATGATACTGTGGGCCGCATACGGCGTAACCGAGCCTAAATGGGGTTTAAGGGCGGCTCCCAGCGCTGGAGCCACATACCCCCTAGAAATCTATGTTGTGGTAGGTGTGAGAGGCGTGAGGTCTGTGGAGGGTTTTCTCGGGGAAGGGGTTTACAAATATGAGCCGCGCAGCCACACTCTACTGTTGGTTAAGAGAGGCGACTATCGAGAGAAGCTTATGGAGGCAGCTCTGGGCCAAAGCTGGGTTAGGGAAGTCCCATTAAGTATTGTTATTTGCGCTGTTTTCGAGAGGACAACAAGTATTTATGGAAAGAGGGGCGGAGTTAGATATGTTCCAATGGAGGCTGGACACGCTGGACAAAACATTTATCTTATGGTCACAGCCCTAAAGTACGGCGCCGTGGTTGTCGGAGCCTTTCAAGACGACCTTGTGGCCAAAACTATCGACGCTAAACCAGAAGAGAAACCATTGTATATAGTTCCCATAGGGGTTCCGAGAAGCCCGCCTAAAACATCCTTCGAGGACGTATGGGAATATATTACAAGTAGGAGATGA
- a CDS encoding uroporphyrinogen decarboxylase family protein: MVNPKENLLRAICCEEPEYVPRTSENIMLVFQFRDNFRMESWIDKWGVRWEAARRDMVPFPKGNPLPSLDKLDEYEFPNPWELGFTCEDEAYLRSIDRSSHLVLGGLTYFMFERAWALMGMENFFKSFFTHPKEMKRLLHEIANFNIGVFRRYLELGLDGVSISEDLGHQRGLMISPKIFREFFLPEYKRCFEELVREGKIVEFHSCGCIQDIIDDLIGVGITILNPVQARANDLLVVKDKCNGRIALKGGVDSHLLMLGPIDEIRGEVKRVINILAPGGGYIIGPDQSMPFPTDHVEALWATAKSYGKYPLSVKFRVNT; this comes from the coding sequence ATGGTTAATCCGAAAGAAAATCTTCTTCGAGCAATCTGCTGTGAGGAACCAGAATACGTTCCGAGAACCAGTGAGAACATCATGCTAGTATTCCAGTTTAGAGACAACTTTAGAATGGAGAGCTGGATTGATAAATGGGGGGTTCGCTGGGAAGCTGCACGCCGAGATATGGTTCCTTTCCCTAAGGGAAACCCGCTGCCAAGTCTAGATAAATTGGATGAATACGAGTTTCCTAATCCATGGGAGTTAGGGTTCACGTGCGAAGACGAGGCTTACCTACGTAGCATTGATAGAAGCAGCCACCTAGTTCTCGGCGGTTTAACCTACTTCATGTTTGAGAGAGCTTGGGCTTTAATGGGCATGGAGAACTTCTTTAAATCGTTTTTCACCCATCCCAAGGAGATGAAGCGACTGCTGCATGAGATCGCTAACTTCAATATCGGCGTTTTTAGGCGGTATCTTGAGCTAGGTTTAGACGGGGTTTCCATATCCGAGGATCTAGGGCACCAGAGGGGGCTGATGATTTCGCCTAAAATATTCAGAGAGTTCTTTTTACCGGAATACAAGAGATGCTTCGAAGAACTGGTTAGGGAGGGAAAGATAGTGGAATTTCATTCCTGCGGCTGCATACAAGATATTATCGACGATCTAATAGGTGTGGGGATCACGATTCTAAATCCTGTTCAAGCAAGGGCAAATGACCTACTAGTCGTCAAAGATAAGTGTAATGGAAGAATCGCGTTAAAGGGAGGAGTGGACTCCCACTTATTAATGTTGGGGCCGATAGACGAGATTAGGGGAGAGGTTAAAAGGGTCATAAATATTTTAGCGCCGGGCGGAGGATACATAATAGGCCCGGATCAGTCGATGCCATTTCCGACGGATCACGTTGAAGCCTTATGGGCTACCGCTAAATCCTATGGTAAATATCCCTTAAGCGTCAAGTTTAGGGTAAATACATAA
- the asnS gene encoding asparagine--tRNA ligase: MPKIAYVSDILSGKHVNEEVLIRGWLHNKRSSGGIHFLLIRDGTGVIQCTVKKDKIDETTFEETKKLALESTLELTGVVKEDHRAPGGYELQASSLRIIHRAKEGFPIAKKYHGPDFLLDNRHLWIRSQKMQRILRIRAELLKAAREWLNENGFTEFHAPTLITAACEGGATLFSVKYFDKVAYLTQSWQLYAEAAIASLGKIYTVAPSFRAEKSKTRRHLTEFWHLEVEVPWCDLEGVMKIEEDMLAHIIRRLCENPSAVRDLEALGRPRDELLKMVDPPFQRITYDEAIEILNRDGVNIKWGDDLGWIEEKRLALKFDKLFFVTHYPRKAKAFYHKPDPKKPEVTLSADLLAPEGYGEITGGGQRIDDENELLERIRENNLNPNDYEWYIDLRRWGSVPHAGFGLGVERTVMWICKLSHIRDAIAFPRLINRVYP, translated from the coding sequence ATGCCAAAGATAGCTTACGTGTCAGATATACTTTCAGGAAAACACGTTAATGAAGAGGTGCTTATTAGAGGCTGGCTTCACAACAAGCGTTCAAGCGGCGGAATACATTTCCTCCTAATTAGAGATGGAACAGGGGTTATTCAATGCACAGTCAAGAAGGATAAAATTGATGAGACAACCTTTGAGGAGACGAAAAAACTCGCTTTAGAGTCAACACTCGAGTTGACTGGGGTTGTTAAAGAGGATCATAGAGCCCCGGGAGGATATGAGCTGCAGGCCTCTAGCCTAAGAATTATTCACAGGGCGAAGGAGGGTTTTCCGATAGCGAAGAAGTATCATGGGCCAGATTTCCTACTAGATAATAGGCATTTATGGATTAGAAGCCAAAAGATGCAGAGGATTCTACGCATAAGGGCTGAGCTGCTTAAGGCTGCCAGAGAATGGTTGAATGAGAATGGGTTTACCGAGTTCCATGCGCCGACGCTTATAACAGCCGCATGTGAGGGCGGAGCAACATTGTTCAGCGTAAAATATTTCGATAAAGTGGCTTATTTAACGCAGAGCTGGCAGCTTTACGCTGAAGCCGCGATAGCTAGCCTAGGAAAAATATATACTGTTGCGCCTTCATTCAGGGCCGAGAAATCTAAAACTAGGCGCCATCTGACGGAGTTCTGGCACCTTGAGGTTGAGGTCCCATGGTGCGATTTAGAGGGAGTAATGAAGATTGAAGAAGATATGTTGGCTCATATAATTCGCAGGTTGTGTGAAAACCCGTCCGCTGTCAGGGATCTGGAGGCTCTCGGCAGACCGCGAGACGAACTCCTAAAGATGGTTGATCCGCCCTTTCAGAGAATAACTTACGACGAAGCCATTGAAATACTAAATAGAGATGGCGTAAATATCAAGTGGGGCGACGATCTAGGCTGGATTGAGGAGAAACGTTTAGCCCTAAAGTTTGATAAACTATTCTTCGTGACGCATTATCCGAGGAAGGCAAAAGCCTTCTACCATAAGCCTGATCCAAAGAAGCCTGAAGTAACCTTGTCCGCTGATCTGCTTGCGCCCGAGGGCTATGGCGAGATAACTGGAGGGGGGCAGCGTATCGACGATGAAAATGAGCTGTTGGAGAGAATACGGGAGAACAATTTAAACCCAAACGATTATGAGTGGTATATAGACTTGAGGCGTTGGGGCTCGGTTCCGCATGCTGGCTTCGGGCTCGGTGTTGAGAGAACAGTTATGTGGATATGTAAGCTAAGCCATATAAGAGATGCCATAGCGTTCCCAAGACTAATAAACAGAGTCTACCCATAA
- a CDS encoding radical SAM protein: MDYTIVLTADRTLMSEYGGAIFLGFSACVPRGLIPDSLYFRIFCPPVEANEDGSAVVAPNGTRKIEAALLDYGFRREDIIVAHPEHLDKVIGPKTKVLGITENDPLGIGPATTTFTEIFGGEAYMAVKFREILNHPAVKKYRPKIIVGGAGAWQLEDENVRRDLGIDTVVIGEGEKVAGPLFEKAINGEDLPGVVYGEVVEEDKIPVIRGATIDGIIEVARGCGRGCDFCAPTLQRFRCLPIDHILKEVEVNLRAGRQPLLHAEDILRYKAKGLEINKQAVAELFREVKNYPGVKSVGISHFALASVVSAPDLIEEISNILNLNGRNWLSGQTGIETGSPRIMDIHMRGKCKPYSPNDWPDIVVRAFEILNENNWVPCATLILGLPGEEEKDVELTISLVARLRPFKSIIVPLFFVSMGGLKDRTKSFTIDDLTPKHAELIFRCWKHNFEWMKAIFNEWSERSIRSRVIRKGLKIIVSYGIKQVLKYMDICERDYNYDLRAMIKDFRSGSLKAEEPLPIRILRPIIK; this comes from the coding sequence ATGGACTATACTATTGTTCTTACAGCAGATAGGACGCTGATGAGCGAGTATGGTGGCGCAATCTTCCTAGGTTTCAGCGCATGCGTACCTAGGGGTTTGATTCCGGACAGCCTCTATTTTAGAATATTTTGTCCACCGGTTGAGGCTAATGAGGACGGGTCGGCTGTTGTGGCGCCGAACGGAACTAGGAAGATTGAAGCCGCCTTACTGGATTATGGTTTTAGGAGAGAAGACATTATTGTTGCGCATCCGGAGCATTTGGATAAAGTTATCGGGCCAAAAACAAAGGTTTTGGGAATAACTGAAAATGATCCTTTGGGAATTGGGCCGGCTACAACGACTTTCACAGAGATCTTTGGTGGAGAAGCCTACATGGCGGTAAAATTTCGAGAGATTTTGAATCATCCGGCTGTTAAGAAATATAGGCCTAAGATAATTGTTGGTGGAGCTGGCGCATGGCAACTAGAGGATGAAAATGTGCGGAGAGATCTTGGAATAGATACCGTTGTTATCGGTGAAGGTGAGAAGGTTGCCGGGCCATTATTTGAGAAAGCGATTAACGGCGAAGATCTGCCCGGAGTAGTTTATGGTGAGGTCGTTGAGGAAGATAAGATACCCGTTATTAGGGGCGCAACCATAGATGGCATAATTGAAGTGGCGAGGGGATGCGGGCGCGGATGCGATTTCTGTGCACCAACGCTCCAGCGTTTTCGGTGCCTGCCGATAGACCACATTCTCAAAGAGGTGGAGGTTAATCTAAGGGCTGGGAGGCAGCCTTTGCTCCACGCTGAGGATATTTTAAGGTATAAGGCAAAGGGCTTGGAGATCAATAAGCAGGCAGTAGCCGAGTTGTTCCGTGAAGTTAAGAATTATCCGGGCGTTAAAAGTGTCGGGATAAGCCACTTTGCTTTAGCATCGGTCGTAAGTGCGCCTGACCTGATCGAGGAGATATCGAATATTTTGAACCTCAACGGCAGGAACTGGTTGAGCGGTCAAACTGGGATCGAGACCGGGAGTCCTAGGATCATGGACATTCATATGAGGGGTAAATGTAAACCCTATTCGCCTAATGACTGGCCGGACATCGTTGTTAGAGCGTTTGAGATTTTAAATGAGAATAATTGGGTTCCATGCGCCACGCTCATTTTAGGTCTTCCGGGCGAGGAGGAGAAAGACGTTGAGCTAACCATATCGCTGGTCGCTAGGCTTAGGCCCTTTAAGAGCATAATTGTTCCGCTGTTCTTTGTGTCCATGGGTGGCTTAAAGGATAGAACTAAATCGTTTACAATAGACGATTTAACGCCTAAGCACGCGGAGTTAATCTTCAGGTGCTGGAAGCATAATTTCGAATGGATGAAAGCCATATTTAATGAGTGGAGTGAGAGAAGCATAAGAAGCAGGGTTATTAGGAAAGGCCTGAAAATAATTGTCTCCTACGGGATTAAGCAGGTTCTGAAATACATGGATATTTGTGAAAGGGACTATAATTACGATTTGAGGGCGATGATAAAAGATTTTAGGAGCGGCAGCCTAAAGGCGGAAGAACCTCTTCCAATTCGAATACTCAGACCGATCATTAAGTAA
- a CDS encoding DUF1512 domain-containing protein, whose protein sequence is MRLEDFMVNVQQGGLQDNTSWIFQAIWVLAFIIIWIYGQRIQTALMLKEVEGSLHKIKAMRDRGRQIAISAIREIGKPSEDPTPRVDRLLEHIDIEPVSLDPTGIIRRLEHIINVRDFRLKDEIKRMAPQADDVQLNNLTNVLEAALALNQIYKIVRHYYLMGKKTLSFYIILQIQMLLPLIMRESEAFANALKAFTLGQPIGDGAGALVAARLMYGKEKRVIAQDTVVSEVDIEGRRAYVIKAKGPGGNVGRPGEAIRQILEEKEGKIALIIVIDAAQKLEGERLGEVVEGVGVAIGGPGVDKYKVEEVAAKYNVPFSAILIKESIEDVISTMSKEIVDGVEEAIERIKRLIRESTREGDTVIIAGIGNTIGISQ, encoded by the coding sequence ATGAGATTGGAAGATTTTATGGTTAACGTGCAGCAGGGAGGTCTTCAAGACAATACTAGCTGGATTTTTCAAGCTATATGGGTTCTCGCGTTTATAATTATTTGGATTTATGGTCAGCGAATACAGACAGCTCTCATGCTTAAAGAGGTTGAGGGCTCCCTTCATAAAATTAAGGCTATGAGGGATAGGGGGCGGCAGATCGCTATATCAGCGATAAGGGAGATCGGTAAACCCTCCGAGGATCCAACGCCTAGAGTTGATCGGCTGTTAGAGCACATAGATATTGAGCCTGTAAGTCTGGATCCAACCGGCATAATTAGAAGGCTTGAGCATATCATAAATGTTAGGGATTTCAGGCTAAAGGACGAGATAAAGCGCATGGCTCCGCAGGCCGATGACGTGCAATTAAACAATCTAACAAATGTTCTGGAAGCCGCGTTAGCTTTAAATCAGATCTACAAGATTGTTAGACACTATTATTTAATGGGGAAGAAGACTTTAAGCTTCTACATAATTCTTCAAATACAGATGCTTCTTCCGCTCATAATGAGGGAGTCTGAGGCGTTCGCAAATGCTCTTAAAGCGTTTACACTAGGTCAGCCAATAGGGGATGGAGCTGGAGCGCTCGTTGCGGCAAGGTTGATGTATGGCAAAGAAAAGAGGGTGATAGCTCAGGACACGGTTGTAAGCGAGGTGGATATAGAGGGAAGGAGAGCATATGTTATAAAGGCTAAAGGTCCGGGCGGAAACGTAGGTAGACCCGGCGAAGCGATAAGGCAAATCCTCGAAGAGAAGGAGGGGAAAATCGCGTTGATAATAGTTATTGATGCGGCGCAAAAGCTTGAGGGGGAGCGGTTGGGCGAAGTAGTGGAGGGCGTCGGCGTAGCTATTGGCGGCCCCGGCGTCGATAAATATAAGGTTGAGGAGGTTGCTGCAAAATATAATGTTCCGTTCAGCGCGATATTGATTAAAGAAAGCATAGAGGACGTTATTTCAACCATGAGTAAGGAGATAGTTGATGGTGTTGAGGAGGCTATTGAGAGAATTAAAAGGTTGATTCGTGAAAGCACGAGGGAAGGAGATACTGTTATTATTGCTGGAATAGGAAACACGATAGGTATATCTCAATAA
- the map gene encoding type II methionyl aminopeptidase: MSRRMVRDLLSGGGELPSDILEKYIRAGEIAAKVREEIKRTVREGMLLLEVCEMVEEEIRRLGGKPAFPCNVSVNEVAAHYTSPPDDKRTIPEGALVKIDIGVHIDGYIADTATTVCFNPNYEDMTYAAEEALKNAINLMRPGMLISKVSSEIQATIERFGFKPISNLTGHEVDRYIIHSGKTIPNVSHLSMDKLRLGRVYAVEPFVTVRDAAGRVEDGSEKHIFRLVKRKNLKNPHLQKILKFIEENFKTLPFAERWIRRYYSQGNFYRQALSDLLSSKCIMAYPVFIEASLKPVAQAEHTVYVSRDGPVVLT, translated from the coding sequence ATGAGTAGGCGTATGGTTCGGGATCTCCTCAGCGGTGGAGGGGAGCTGCCCAGCGACATACTTGAAAAATATATTCGTGCTGGCGAAATAGCCGCTAAAGTCAGGGAAGAAATTAAAAGAACTGTTAGAGAGGGTATGCTGCTCCTCGAAGTCTGCGAGATGGTTGAGGAAGAGATCAGAAGACTGGGTGGTAAACCAGCTTTCCCATGCAACGTATCGGTAAACGAGGTGGCTGCACATTACACTTCTCCCCCGGATGATAAAAGGACGATACCGGAGGGAGCTTTAGTTAAAATTGACATTGGGGTTCATATAGATGGCTACATTGCGGATACAGCTACAACAGTATGCTTTAACCCAAACTATGAAGACATGACATATGCCGCTGAAGAAGCCCTCAAGAACGCCATAAACCTTATGCGCCCAGGCATGCTTATCTCAAAAGTTAGCTCCGAGATACAGGCAACCATTGAACGCTTTGGCTTCAAACCAATATCGAATCTAACCGGACATGAAGTTGATCGATACATAATTCATTCCGGTAAAACCATACCTAACGTTTCCCACCTATCAATGGATAAACTGCGCTTAGGAAGAGTTTACGCTGTTGAACCCTTCGTCACAGTTAGAGACGCTGCTGGAAGAGTTGAAGATGGATCTGAAAAACATATTTTTAGGCTCGTAAAACGCAAAAACTTAAAGAACCCTCACCTTCAAAAAATCCTTAAATTTATTGAGGAGAACTTTAAGACTCTGCCGTTCGCCGAGAGATGGATAAGGAGATATTACTCTCAAGGTAACTTCTATAGGCAGGCCCTTTCAGATTTATTGTCTTCCAAATGTATAATGGCTTATCCGGTTTTCATTGAGGCAAGCTTAAAGCCAGTCGCACAAGCTGAACACACAGTCTACGTAAGCAGGGATGGGCCAGTAGTGCTCACATAA
- the pfkA gene encoding 6-phosphofructokinase has product MRRIGVVTAGGDAPGMNAAIRAIVRSAVYSGLEVVGIERGYAGLLEGRYRFLDRRSVSGIINLGGTILRTIRCEEIKTDEGIERAAEFLKSIGVDGLVVIGGDGTFRGASRLYRASGISMIGVPATIDNDVAGTDTTIGFDTAMNTALDAIDRIRDTATSHERIFIVEVMGRRRGFLALEVGLAGGAEIILIPEIKVDLEKICGRIKRDREEGKTSEIIIMAEGAGDSRQITDYIARETGQNVRLAVLGHIQRGGAPTARSRILACEFGHKAVELLLTGEPKRMVGVKGGEIISVDLDYSWMVEKEIDLSRYRLAEILSL; this is encoded by the coding sequence TTGAGAAGGATTGGCGTTGTGACGGCTGGCGGCGATGCCCCCGGCATGAACGCCGCTATACGCGCAATTGTCCGCTCAGCAGTATACAGTGGCCTAGAGGTCGTGGGGATTGAGAGGGGTTACGCGGGGCTTCTGGAGGGCAGATACCGTTTCCTAGATAGGCGGTCGGTTAGCGGAATAATAAATCTGGGCGGAACAATACTTAGAACAATACGCTGCGAGGAGATCAAGACGGATGAGGGCATAGAGCGGGCCGCCGAATTCCTAAAGAGTATTGGGGTTGACGGCCTTGTTGTGATTGGTGGCGACGGGACTTTTAGGGGCGCGAGTAGGCTTTATAGGGCTAGCGGCATATCCATGATTGGTGTTCCGGCAACAATAGATAACGACGTAGCGGGAACCGATACAACGATAGGCTTCGACACGGCGATGAACACGGCGCTGGACGCAATAGATAGGATAAGGGATACGGCGACGTCCCACGAGAGAATATTTATAGTTGAGGTTATGGGTAGGCGGAGGGGTTTCCTAGCCCTAGAGGTTGGCTTAGCTGGTGGCGCGGAAATAATTCTCATACCTGAGATCAAAGTGGATCTGGAGAAAATATGCGGTAGAATAAAACGTGACAGAGAGGAGGGGAAAACCTCTGAGATAATTATTATGGCTGAGGGGGCTGGAGACAGCCGCCAAATAACAGATTACATTGCTAGGGAGACGGGGCAGAATGTGAGGTTGGCGGTTTTAGGCCATATCCAGAGGGGCGGTGCTCCAACCGCTAGGAGCCGAATATTGGCGTGCGAGTTTGGGCATAAAGCCGTTGAACTGCTGCTTACCGGGGAGCCTAAGAGGATGGTTGGCGTAAAAGGCGGCGAAATAATATCTGTCGACTTAGACTACTCGTGGATGGTTGAGAAAGAGATAGATCTAAGCCGATATAGGCTAGCGGAGATACTCTCCCTTTAA
- a CDS encoding DUF47 family protein, which yields MERWFEKRRKNKVLDIAHRQMTLALDTVNDLERAIKAIFSGDRESAKTTVERLFLVEEEIDNLRRAVFEELSKGSLSSRDREDIMHLVKRLDVMADFVKDSARSIMILLDHDIPEDIWKAFLEMATGVVRCAATLKESLKALSENPSEARNLSMKVEEEENKVDKQYLSIKSLLLGYGNKVNPMALIILKDLAEYMENAADSCADVGDYIRVLTVPG from the coding sequence ATGGAGCGTTGGTTTGAGAAACGGCGCAAAAATAAAGTTCTTGATATAGCGCATCGACAAATGACGTTGGCGCTTGACACTGTAAACGATTTGGAACGCGCTATTAAAGCCATTTTTTCAGGTGATAGGGAAAGCGCTAAAACAACCGTGGAGAGGCTTTTCCTAGTTGAGGAGGAGATAGATAACCTTAGGAGAGCTGTTTTCGAGGAACTGTCTAAGGGAAGCTTATCCTCTAGAGATAGGGAGGACATAATGCATCTTGTTAAGCGTTTAGACGTTATGGCCGACTTTGTTAAAGACTCTGCGCGTAGCATAATGATTCTTCTAGACCATGATATTCCGGAAGACATATGGAAAGCTTTCCTAGAAATGGCTACTGGAGTTGTTAGATGCGCCGCTACACTGAAAGAGAGTTTGAAAGCGCTCAGCGAAAACCCTTCCGAGGCTAGAAATCTATCAATGAAGGTGGAGGAGGAAGAGAATAAGGTGGATAAACAGTACCTAAGCATAAAGTCTCTGCTGCTTGGATACGGAAACAAGGTGAACCCAATGGCTCTAATAATTCTGAAGGACTTAGCTGAATATATGGAGAACGCTGCGGATAGCTGCGCTGATGTAGGAGACTATATAAGAGTTTTAACAGTTCCGGGATAG